One stretch of Nocardia mangyaensis DNA includes these proteins:
- a CDS encoding aldehyde dehydrogenase: protein MNGLVPAEGTPLLIGGKLIPGGSGVFATINPATEEVLGYAADASAADMAAAIAAARTAFDETEWSRDPALRARCLRQLRDVLGEHLEDLRAITIAEAGAPLMLTSGPQLEGPIADLSYAADLAENYTWETDLGTRDLMGVASHRVIRREAVGVVGAITPWNFPHQINLAKLGPALAAGNTVVLKPAPDTPWCAAVLGPLIAEHTDFPAGVINIVTSSDHGLGAQLVQDPRVDMITFTGSTRTGRSVLVDASATLKRTFLELGGKSAAIVLDDADIAAAAAYTAFTVAVHAGQGCALTTRLLVPRESYDAAVTAAAGTLRGLAAGDPAQAGTVCGPLISERQRARVERYLEIARDEGGRIEVGGGRPADRERGFFIEPTLISGLDNTATVAQEEIFGPVLVVIAHDGDDDAIRLANASPYGLSGSVWGTDPDRIERVVAGVRTGTLSVNGGLWYHADAPFGGYKQSGIGREMGVAGFEEYLETKLIATPA, encoded by the coding sequence ATGAACGGCCTCGTCCCCGCCGAAGGCACGCCACTGTTGATCGGCGGCAAGCTGATTCCGGGTGGTTCCGGTGTCTTCGCCACCATCAATCCCGCGACCGAGGAGGTGCTCGGCTACGCCGCCGACGCCTCGGCGGCCGACATGGCCGCCGCCATCGCCGCGGCCCGCACCGCGTTCGACGAGACCGAGTGGTCGCGCGATCCGGCACTGCGGGCGCGCTGTCTGCGCCAATTGCGTGACGTGCTGGGCGAACACCTCGAAGACTTGCGCGCGATCACGATCGCCGAGGCCGGCGCGCCGCTGATGCTGACCAGCGGCCCGCAGCTCGAAGGGCCGATCGCCGATCTGTCCTATGCCGCCGACCTGGCCGAGAACTACACCTGGGAAACCGATCTCGGTACCAGGGACCTGATGGGCGTCGCCAGCCATCGGGTGATCCGCCGCGAAGCCGTCGGTGTCGTCGGCGCCATCACGCCGTGGAACTTCCCGCACCAGATCAACCTGGCCAAGCTCGGTCCCGCGCTGGCCGCGGGCAACACCGTGGTGCTCAAGCCCGCCCCGGACACTCCGTGGTGCGCGGCGGTACTCGGGCCGCTCATCGCCGAGCACACCGACTTCCCGGCGGGCGTGATCAACATCGTCACCTCGTCCGACCACGGCCTCGGCGCCCAGCTCGTCCAGGATCCGCGGGTCGACATGATCACCTTCACCGGCTCCACCCGGACCGGTCGCTCGGTGCTGGTCGACGCCTCGGCCACCCTCAAACGGACCTTCCTCGAACTGGGCGGCAAATCCGCCGCCATCGTGCTCGACGATGCCGACATCGCGGCGGCGGCCGCCTATACCGCGTTCACGGTCGCCGTCCACGCGGGCCAGGGCTGTGCACTCACCACCCGACTGCTGGTGCCCCGCGAGTCCTATGACGCGGCGGTCACCGCGGCGGCCGGTACGTTGCGCGGGCTCGCGGCCGGTGATCCCGCCCAGGCCGGAACGGTCTGCGGGCCACTGATCTCCGAGCGTCAGCGGGCGCGGGTGGAGCGCTATCTCGAGATCGCGCGCGACGAGGGCGGGCGGATCGAGGTCGGTGGCGGCAGGCCGGCGGATCGCGAGCGCGGGTTCTTCATCGAACCGACGCTGATCAGCGGGCTCGACAACACCGCGACCGTCGCGCAGGAGGAGATCTTCGGTCCGGTGCTCGTCGTGATCGCCCACGACGGCGACGACGACGCGATCCGGCTGGCCAACGCATCGCCCTACGGCCTGTCGGGCTCGGTCTGGGGCACCGATCCGGACCGGATCGAGCGGGTGGTCGCGGGCGTGCGGACCGGGACGTTGAGCGTCAACGGCGGGCTCTGGTACCACGCCGACGCGCCGTTCGGCGGCTACAAGCAGTCCGGCATCGGCCGCGAGATGGGCGTCGCCGGTTTCGAGGAATACCTCGAGACCAAGTTGATCGCCACCCCCGCCTGA
- a CDS encoding carboxymuconolactone decarboxylase family protein yields the protein MTTNADTPAGTRQRGLAKMSEVYGWDFADGPGDHFAVTADHLFADIWSRPALTVRERRLLLLGALTAQGNLDVAEIQIGAALRNGELSEEQLREIALFLCHYVGWPAGTKLDGTVGKVIAQERKAARRGDDRQRGTAE from the coding sequence ATGACCACCAACGCAGACACACCCGCCGGCACCCGCCAGCGTGGCTTGGCCAAGATGAGCGAGGTCTACGGGTGGGATTTCGCTGACGGTCCGGGTGACCATTTCGCCGTCACCGCCGACCACCTCTTCGCCGACATCTGGTCACGGCCCGCGTTGACTGTGCGCGAACGACGGTTGCTGCTGCTCGGTGCCCTCACCGCGCAGGGCAATCTCGATGTCGCCGAGATCCAGATCGGCGCCGCGTTGCGCAACGGTGAGCTGTCCGAGGAACAGTTGCGCGAGATCGCGCTGTTCCTGTGCCACTACGTCGGCTGGCCCGCGGGGACCAAGCTCGACGGCACCGTCGGCAAGGTGATCGCGCAGGAGCGCAAAGCCGCGCGACGTGGGGACGACCGACAGCGCGGGACCGCCGAGTAA
- a CDS encoding NAD(P)-dependent oxidoreductase: protein MTTESASAPVGFIGLGKMGAPIARRLLDWPGGLTVCDVRAEVTEPFVAAGARSVLDPAQVATHARIICVTVVDDAQVTEVLTGPAGILRTAAPGTVVAVHSTIGDRTARELAARCAERDVEFVDAPVSGGAPGAMRGSLAVMIGGSAAAVDELSGPFGCFADLIVHAGPVGAGTRMKLARNLLHFISFTAAAEAQRLAEAAGIGLADLGKVVRHSDAVTGGPGAIMLRETTAPIDPDDFWFPILGHVRDLGEKDLALALELGDRLGIELPLAQLALTRLADGLGVAESALDKETS from the coding sequence ATGACGACCGAATCCGCCAGCGCCCCGGTCGGATTCATCGGACTGGGCAAGATGGGCGCGCCGATCGCGCGACGGCTGCTGGACTGGCCGGGCGGGCTCACGGTCTGCGATGTCCGGGCCGAGGTCACCGAACCGTTCGTCGCGGCGGGTGCGCGTTCGGTCCTCGATCCGGCGCAGGTCGCGACGCACGCGCGGATCATCTGCGTGACCGTCGTCGACGACGCGCAGGTGACCGAGGTGCTCACCGGCCCGGCCGGTATCCTGCGCACCGCGGCGCCGGGCACCGTGGTGGCCGTGCACTCCACCATCGGCGACCGGACGGCGCGGGAGCTGGCCGCCCGGTGCGCCGAGCGCGACGTCGAGTTCGTCGACGCACCCGTCAGCGGTGGTGCGCCGGGCGCGATGCGCGGCAGCCTGGCGGTGATGATCGGCGGCAGCGCCGCCGCGGTCGATGAGCTCAGCGGCCCCTTCGGCTGCTTCGCCGACCTCATCGTGCACGCCGGCCCGGTCGGGGCCGGCACGCGAATGAAGCTGGCGCGCAACCTGCTCCACTTCATCTCCTTCACCGCGGCCGCCGAGGCGCAGCGCCTGGCCGAGGCCGCCGGGATCGGTCTCGCCGACCTCGGCAAGGTGGTCCGGCACTCCGACGCCGTCACCGGCGGACCCGGCGCGATCATGTTGCGCGAGACCACCGCGCCGATCGACCCGGACGATTTCTGGTTCCCGATCCTCGGTCACGTCCGCGATCTCGGCGAGAAGGACCTCGCGCTCGCGCTCGAACTCGGTGACCGGCTCGGCATCGAGCTGCCACTGGCCCAGCTCGCCCTCACTCGACTGGCCGACGGGCTCGGCGTCGCCGAATCCGCGCTCGACAAGGAGACGTCATGA
- a CDS encoding cytochrome P450, which yields MTLVKPRRVSGGEDDHGHLAEFRTDPIALMRRVRAECGDVGTFDLAGRNVVLLSGAEANEFFFRAGDEDLDQGAAYPFMKPIFGEGVVFDAPPERRKEMLHNQALRADHMRGHAGTIAAEVDRMVASWDDEGEIDLLEFFAELTIYTSSACLIGVKFRNQLDGRFAHLYHELEQGTDALAYVDPYAPIESFTRRDAARVALVELVQAIMDQRQANPPSGKDDRDMLDVLVSVKDESGALRFSASEITGIFISMMFAGHHTTSGTAAWTIIELLRHPATLAEVVTELDTLYADGADVSHHALRQIPNLEAALKETLRLHPPLIILMRLARAEFEVCGHRIAPGDMVAATPAVSNRIPEDFPDPDTFDPARYLDPRQDDILNRWTWIPFGAGRHRCVGAPFALMQLKAIFSILLRDWEFELAQPSDTYRNDHSKMVVQLEQPCRVRYRRRQR from the coding sequence ATGACGCTGGTCAAACCACGGCGCGTATCCGGAGGCGAAGACGACCACGGGCACCTGGCCGAGTTCCGCACCGACCCGATCGCGCTGATGCGGCGGGTTCGCGCCGAATGCGGCGATGTCGGGACCTTCGACCTCGCCGGACGGAACGTGGTCCTGCTCTCCGGCGCCGAGGCCAACGAGTTCTTCTTCCGGGCTGGAGACGAGGATCTGGACCAGGGCGCCGCCTATCCGTTCATGAAGCCGATCTTCGGCGAGGGCGTCGTCTTCGACGCACCGCCCGAACGCCGCAAGGAGATGCTGCACAATCAGGCACTGCGTGCCGACCACATGCGCGGGCACGCGGGAACCATTGCGGCCGAGGTGGATCGGATGGTCGCGAGCTGGGACGACGAGGGTGAGATCGACTTGCTCGAGTTCTTCGCCGAGCTGACCATCTACACCTCGTCGGCGTGTCTGATCGGGGTGAAGTTCCGCAATCAGCTCGACGGGCGCTTCGCGCATCTCTATCACGAGCTCGAGCAGGGCACCGATGCCTTGGCCTACGTCGATCCGTACGCGCCGATCGAGAGTTTCACCCGGCGCGACGCGGCGCGGGTCGCCCTGGTCGAGCTGGTACAGGCGATCATGGATCAGCGGCAGGCGAACCCGCCGAGCGGCAAGGACGATCGCGACATGCTCGATGTCCTCGTCTCGGTGAAAGACGAGAGCGGGGCGTTGCGGTTCTCGGCGAGTGAGATCACCGGCATCTTCATCTCGATGATGTTCGCCGGCCACCACACCACCTCGGGGACGGCGGCCTGGACCATCATCGAACTGCTGCGCCACCCGGCGACGCTGGCCGAGGTGGTCACCGAGCTCGACACGCTCTACGCCGACGGTGCCGACGTCAGCCATCACGCGCTGCGCCAGATTCCGAATCTGGAAGCCGCGCTCAAGGAGACACTGCGGCTGCATCCGCCGCTGATCATCCTGATGCGCCTGGCCCGCGCGGAGTTCGAGGTGTGCGGGCACCGGATCGCACCGGGCGACATGGTGGCCGCCACCCCCGCGGTCTCCAACCGGATTCCGGAAGACTTCCCCGACCCGGACACCTTCGATCCCGCGCGCTACCTCGACCCGCGCCAGGACGACATCCTCAACCGCTGGACCTGGATCCCCTTCGGCGCGGGCAGGCACCGCTGCGTCGGCGCGCCGTTCGCGCTCATGCAACTCAAGGCGATCTTCTCGATCCTGCTGCGGGACTGGGAGTTCGAACTCGCCCAGCCCTCCGACACCTACCGCAACGATCATTCGAAGATGGTGGTGCAGCTCGAGCAGCCCTGTCGCGTGCGCTACCG
- a CDS encoding TetR/AcrR family transcriptional regulator translates to MSELAPTGIEATRRRLTEKQADTVDRLTVAAVEVLAREGYSGTTIRLVAASAGVGTATAYTYFSSKEHLISEVFWRRLVALAPMEPGEADATTRVVAVLRQVSMLVADEPALAGAVSSALLGDDPDVRHLRVRIGREIRRRLGEALGAKDPERLAALELLYSGALLQGGMGLLSYAQVADLLDMCARRLMAEPATDC, encoded by the coding sequence ATGTCCGAACTCGCACCCACCGGCATCGAAGCAACGCGGCGACGCTTGACCGAGAAGCAGGCCGACACCGTCGACCGCCTGACCGTCGCGGCAGTCGAGGTGCTCGCACGCGAGGGCTATTCGGGCACCACGATCCGGCTCGTCGCCGCCTCGGCGGGGGTCGGCACCGCCACCGCCTACACCTACTTCTCGTCCAAGGAGCACTTGATCTCCGAGGTGTTCTGGCGGCGACTCGTCGCCCTGGCGCCCATGGAGCCGGGCGAAGCCGACGCGACCACCCGGGTGGTCGCGGTCCTTCGACAAGTCTCGATGCTGGTGGCCGACGAACCCGCACTCGCCGGGGCGGTCAGCAGCGCCCTGCTCGGCGACGATCCCGACGTGCGCCATCTCCGCGTGCGCATCGGCCGGGAGATCCGCCGTCGACTCGGCGAAGCGCTCGGCGCCAAGGATCCCGAACGCCTTGCCGCACTGGAACTGCTGTACTCCGGCGCACTCTTGCAGGGCGGCATGGGTTTGCTGTCGTACGCGCAGGTCGCGGACCTGCTCGACATGTGCGCCCGGCGATTGATGGCCGAACCCGCCACCGACTGCTGA
- a CDS encoding SDR family oxidoreductase, producing MARFTGRTAIVTGAAQGIGAVYATALAAEGANVVVADLNVERGEEVAKQIVADGGVAAFRRVDVADPESAVALSEFTVAEFGAINHLVNNAAIYGEMKLDLLLTVPWDYYKKFMGVNFDGALNVTRAVWKPMVAAGGGSIVNQSSTAAWLYSGFYGLAKVGINGLTQQLATELGGSRIRVNAIAPGPIDTEATQTVTPGNMVKDMVSRIPIKRMGTPQDLVGACLYLLSDEASWVTGQILNVDGGQIIR from the coding sequence ATGGCACGTTTCACCGGTCGCACCGCGATCGTCACCGGCGCGGCACAGGGCATCGGCGCGGTCTACGCCACCGCGCTGGCCGCCGAGGGCGCCAATGTCGTCGTCGCCGATCTCAATGTCGAGCGCGGCGAGGAGGTGGCCAAGCAGATCGTCGCCGACGGCGGCGTGGCGGCATTCCGGCGCGTCGATGTCGCCGACCCCGAATCCGCCGTCGCCCTCTCGGAATTCACCGTCGCCGAGTTCGGCGCGATCAACCACCTGGTCAACAACGCGGCCATCTACGGCGAGATGAAGCTGGATCTGCTGCTGACCGTGCCCTGGGATTACTACAAGAAGTTCATGGGCGTGAATTTCGACGGCGCGCTGAATGTGACGCGCGCGGTGTGGAAGCCGATGGTCGCGGCGGGTGGCGGCTCGATCGTCAACCAGTCGTCGACCGCCGCCTGGCTGTATTCGGGCTTCTACGGGTTGGCCAAGGTCGGCATCAACGGCCTCACCCAGCAACTCGCCACCGAACTCGGCGGTTCGCGGATCAGGGTGAACGCCATCGCGCCCGGCCCCATCGACACCGAGGCCACCCAGACCGTCACGCCTGGAAACATGGTGAAGGACATGGTGTCCCGCATTCCGATCAAGCGGATGGGCACCCCGCAGGACCTGGTCGGCGCCTGCCTGTATCTGCTCTCCGACGAGGCGAGCTGGGTCACCGGACAGATCCTCAATGTCGACGGCGGGCAGATCATCCGATGA